One Solanum lycopersicum chromosome 4, SLM_r2.1 DNA window includes the following coding sequences:
- the LOC138348025 gene encoding uncharacterized protein, which translates to MVFAPIIILPNRRMSFEVMWDASGVALGVKFRSYLLGTRVVVHTDHSALRYLMAKKDAKSRSICWVLILQEFDFEVIDRKGIKNHVNDHVSGLEDEAMRELGDKNEIDDTFPDEHVLAFSQYLIPWFTDFANCVASNIIPPDLYRSCVEGLMQCSVPEVQMLCVLEACHPSPVGRNHNGIRTAHQILQCGYYWPTIYQDAHEFAKACDRCQRDGAI; encoded by the exons ATGGTGTTTGCACCTATTATTATTTTGCCAAATCGGAGAATgtcatttgaggtaatgtgggATGCTAGTGGAgttgctcttggtgtg aaatttcgctcctatttgcttggcacTAGAGTTGTAGTGCATACTGATCATTctgctttgagatatttgatggcaaagaaggatgcaaaatCGAGGTCGATTTGTTGGGTATTAatattgcaagaatttgactttgaggtgATTGATAGAAAAGGGATCAAAAATCATGTTAATGATCACGTGTCCGGTTTAGAAGATGAAGCAATGAGAGAGTTGGGggataaaaatgaaattgatgatacttttcccgatgagcatgtattggcgtTTTCTCAatacttgattccatggttcacaGATTTTGCAAATTGTGTGGCTAGCAATATCATCCCACCggacttgtataggagttgtgttGAGGGGCTTATGCAGTGTAGTGTGCCAGAAGTTCAGATGTTgtgtgttttggaggcatgtcaTCCTTCACCCGTAGGTAGAAATCATaatggtatccgaaccgctcaccAGATCTTAcaatgtggctactattggccaactatttatcaagatgctcatgagttcgccaaggcatgtgatagatgccaaagagatggcgCCATTtaa